A genomic stretch from Sphingobacterium sp. ML3W includes:
- a CDS encoding CDGSH iron-sulfur domain-containing protein: MSNPSDYWHIQIGSTANTSEIFIEVTKDGPYILHGQVPFHLQYIIPDRQGVSRSYENGESFKTEQQTYLCRCGLSKNKPFCDNSHEQARSFGVDLTDTATLHDSLQTAQIIEGPVFSLSDDEKLCAFARFCDQGKRIWNEISYSDENSLESAVNMAHYCPSGRLLVWNQENTPIEENTIAEVGLIEDVLNQCSGPIALWGGIPVKSSSGKYYEVRNRQTLCRCGQSSNKPFCDGTHASMEFQDGLSKYTQK; the protein is encoded by the coding sequence ATGAGCAATCCCTCAGATTATTGGCATATTCAAATAGGATCTACAGCCAATACCAGTGAAATCTTTATCGAGGTCACCAAAGACGGCCCGTATATTTTACACGGGCAGGTACCTTTTCATTTACAATATATTATTCCAGATCGACAGGGAGTCTCCAGATCCTATGAAAACGGGGAATCTTTTAAAACTGAACAACAGACCTATCTATGCCGCTGTGGGCTGTCCAAAAATAAACCCTTTTGCGACAACTCTCATGAGCAGGCCAGGTCTTTTGGTGTTGACCTGACCGATACAGCGACATTACATGATTCGCTCCAAACAGCGCAAATTATTGAAGGGCCTGTATTTTCTCTCAGTGACGACGAAAAACTATGCGCATTTGCACGCTTCTGTGATCAAGGGAAAAGAATTTGGAATGAGATATCCTATAGTGATGAAAACTCCTTAGAAAGCGCTGTCAATATGGCCCATTACTGTCCCAGTGGCAGACTGCTTGTGTGGAACCAGGAGAATACTCCCATCGAAGAAAATACCATAGCCGAGGTAGGTCTCATTGAAGACGTATTGAATCAGTGCAGTGGACCTATTGCTCTTTGGGGTGGGATCCCTGTAAAAAGCAGCAGTGGCAAGTACTATGAAGTGCGAAACCGCCAGACCCTTTGTCGTTGCGGCCAATCATCCAACAAACCATTTTGCGATGGCACGCATGCTTCAATGGAATTTCAGGATGGACTCAGTAAGTACACACAAAAATAG